TGGCTGGCACCGTcagtgatgttgtacttttcgtacaacactgttgtacgtacgtacgtacaagaagaaaaagtacgtacGTGTACTGCGTAcgtacgatattccaaataggggaatttgtgggtCATATCGTACAAATACGGGgctgtacaaaagctctgatggctcaacgcactcctgattttgtaccaattgaaggtatcgctaaaaagatggcgcccaccaaagctaacGCTGCCTTTGTTTGGCGACAGTTTATTGACCTCGGCCGCTCTAACCCTAAGAAAAGCAAGCGATACAgatgccgtcactgccagaaggactttgcagccacttctATTGGGCGGCCTAAagagcatctcgctgcgtgtgagaaatggcaaggcaagcagcaacaagagcgtcaggctcaagatgaagctggacatCCTCCCCCATATTCTGAAGCTATACAAAAGAAGATAACCGAGGTCGGAGTTCAGCATATCTCGCAAGACGAGAGTAACAGTTTCGCCtatgatgccgccgccgccgtaaTCGCTGGCGGCCGCCCCTTCAGCCTGTTCGAGAGCCGGCGTTGGCATTATTTCTTCACTCGCATTAAGCCTGGCTGGAAGCCTCCTAGCCGCGCTGCTATCACGAGAATTCTCCCCGACTTGTATCAGGAACTCCTTGACGAGGTTTTCCAACGCATTACTAGCTCAGAATGGTTCAATATAATATTTGACGCTTCCGATAATGTTTCCGGCCACAGAATCGTTAATATCTCGGTACAAATACCAGACGGCCCAGCTTTCTACTGGAAAACTTTTGATACGGGAGACGAACAGCACACAGCAGAGAACtgggtgaagttgatatggagagaaatgcagAAACTGTGCGGCGGTGATCTCTCCAGAATCAACTCTATCTGTACGGATACCGAAAATACGATGCGCTCGGTACACGATTTACTAGGGAGATTCCCAGAACTCTCAcatgtcaacttctctctgTGCGATTCTCACGGCCTTCAGCTCTTAATTAAAgatatccttctccttccattctttgaggatctCTTTGATAACGTCACCACACTTCTCACGTTTTTCTCACGGTCTAAATTACAATTGCAAAGATTGAGAACGTGCCAGCGCACAAGGTGGAACGGAATAACTCGCGCGCTGATCAGAAGGTAACTCGCCAGCTGTCTGTCGGCTACATCCCCATACTAACCAAATAGTGTAATTACACGCTGGGGTTCTCAGTACAATTCAtttttctccctcctccgtTCTCGAGACcctgccagagactggtcTATTCGAAAAGATGTACGAGGCGAGCTGCGATCCCAAGGGTGCCCCGTTCTCCTGCCCGAAGCGGTTCggatcatcaaagacaacagcttctggctAAAACTTGAGACTGCGATCGCTGTGCTAAAGCCTGTGAACGACTTTCAACACGCttccgaggctgatgagtcgGGAATCGCGTACGTTGTAAatcgctggctgcaaatcaaaAGCAAGTGGGCCGAGATGAGGGAGGCTGATCAGTTTCCTGATGTTCCGTGGGATGATATTGACGCTATATTCAAAGCACGGCTTGATAAGCAAACGTACAATATACATTGGGTCGCTGATGCCCTCCGGCCTGACACAACAGGTCCGAATTCGAAACTGCCACCTAGCGTCTTTGCGCGCGTACAAGAGTATTTGCGGAAACATCTGAAAAACAACGACGAGTATCACCGTGCTCTCTCCGAATTCACACACTTCCGAATGCGTACGGGCGGCCCAGACGGCTTATTTAATAAGCACAGCGCCgtatacgacgatggctttaagccagcaatggcatggcagtgcctcctcaaccagggcTCGATTCTGGCTAGAGTAgctgtgaaggtgatgaacaCACTTGCGAACTCCGTACCCTCAGAACGAAGCTTCTCTGCTATTAGTTTTATACATACAAAAGCTCGGAATCGCCTTACGCCAGTGCACGCTGACATGCaggccttcatttttatGAACGACCGCGTGTTAGATCgtctcaaggacgagaagtaTGCCCACaaaaagcgctgggcggatcttgaggagaaggactggctagaactcgaagattcatatctcgagttatttgtgaatgcgcagggcaagaaggtctggatggacggcgcgatggcctcaaccaatgaggattttgagtgggagggtgtattacagtcgacgggtgatatattgggtgttggcactgaggtggaatctgaggtttgaggctcaaaaatggtgcaagggcagggctcactattgcccaaaaaggaaggggaaatttgtatgtatgtactgtattgtacaaccccattgtacgtacggtactagggctaaaatacagtactgtacgtacacgtactgtacaaggccacatcactaGGCACCGTGATTGCAACGTGGTTTGTTGCGACAATGGCACTGCTGTACTCGAGACTCAACACAACTCTATGAAAAGAGGAACACCTGCCTGCAGTCGTATGATCATGCTTACCCTCCCGCTTCTATCAGCCTGTTGACAAGGGTACCCTGGAATTGCTCCGTTGGTATCATAGGCGCTTGCATTATGTGAATCTTTGTTTTGCAAATATTTGGGTCTCTGTACATTCGTGGCGCCGGCTGCAGAACTCCCACAAACATCACATAGGCTTTCCAGGAATTTCGAAGCGATTTATTGTGTAAATACGCCTTATGACAATACTGAGGATGGGACTATTGTCAACCACGGAAGTAAGCGGCTATGTATGTAtgcatgtatgtatgtatgtatgtatatatgTGTATGTATTTTCCGTCCAGCAGGCAAAAGCTGCTCAGGTCCACGAAGCGGGGCACAGGACATTGGTAGGCTAGTGACTAATGTGTATCAGTGTAGCAAGAATTTTAACCAGGTTATGCACCGGAAGGGAAGGTTGTGCTGCATTACTATGGTTGCAACACAAAAAGtgcaagttgatgatgttaGAGAGGGAAGTGCAGAAACCTGTTGATCATAGGTGGTGTGCATTGCAAGTGGAGCATAAAAACGCACGTCTCTTGTCTTCCTGGTTTTATGCTTTGCAGTATTCCAGCTCTCGCACTTAGGGCGCTAAAAATCGTTGAGAAACGGTTATGTTCTTGATTGAAGTTGTTCTAAGGTGCGGGGTCCCATCCCGCAGATGTTTTTAAAGTACACAGGTGGATTACTAACAGTTGTTTCATGTGGCTCGTCAAAGATCATGCATTATTTGCGACACCAGCACTACCCACAACTAGAGCAACCTGTTCACACATAAGTCACAGGTCAACCCCGCAAGTCACTCGAAATTTGCCTTTTACTGTGGTTCTCTTCCCCCTGTATACATGTGTGTGTATTGTGACAACAGGGGCAATAAGTGTTCTGAGAAAATCACTGGCAACAATTCACCGACGCTGGCTGCTTTTCGTCCACCTTCACTGGCGTGCCAGTATGAATGAAGGACGGGCAGCTTCCGACGGTCGCGAAAAGAGTCCGGATGTTCAAGCTGAGATTATTGCCGCTCTTCCACAGCACGGGAGGCGCCGGTAGTAAAGCAGGCGCCAGATCCACCAAGGTATAGCCCCAAATGGAAGGCAGTACCCACTCCAAACCGCACTGCTCATCCTAAAAGGCCATCTCTCGTTGTTGCCAATTGATGCCAGGAATGCAAGTGGGTGTAAATCCGGCAGatcaccagatccggcgcatcacccgAAATCCCTTATGCCCATTTGGCAATGTTGTCGAGTAAATCAAGTAAGGCCGAGTAATGGAAGCAGATTACATTGCCCGGTTGACCGGGAGCCCTTACTTTACGACCAGTGTCTTTGCGAGGACAGAGACGGCGTGAGACATGCCCCATACCTAGTACTGAGACTACTTGATGTTAACCTTCTGCAGAACCAATTGATTGAAGCGTTGATGCTGTGGGAGTCCATCGTCAACTCTCCCTGGTTGAACAACTCGGCTATGATTCTattcttcaacaagatgGATTTGTTCATGGAGAAGCTTCCCCTCAAGCCCATTTCCAAGTACGGATTCACAGACCACCGTGGACGCCATGACGATTATAAGGCAGTCAGCAAATATTTCCTCGATAAGTTCCGTGTGCAAAGCCGATATCCTGAAAAGGAGATGTATGGGCACTTCTTGTCCGCGACGGACACTGGCTTGGTCAAGATTAGCATGAGCTTTGTGCAGGACACGATTATTCGGCGAAACGTAGAGCAGCTCAAGGTCATGCTCTGAGGGCCTGCTTTGAATGCGCCCATCCTCACATAATATATATACGTTATATAGCGAGATGTAACAGGTTGAGCCTGGAGGTGGCTCGACTTGTGCTCTCGCCTTCCGTCCCTGCCATGCCTGCCCAGTGCTCCTAAGAGTGTAAATGGTGCGTGTGGACACCTTAAACTGCCCATTTAGTGCGTTTCTCTCGTAACATTTGGCTTTGCAGAGCGTTAACGCGTACACAGAGAATATTATGTCCGTGAAGATATGTTctgagctgttggtggtCCTGTTGGTGATTGTGTTGTTGGGGGCATATCCATCACTTCAATTCCGCCTCTCCATCACATACTCCTCAATCACCGACACCGTAAACAATTGTCGGGCAGGACAAATGGAGTACACAAGTCCATCAAGAGGGTCGGTAAACACCATCGTTATTAATTCGCTACAGCATCCGGAACATCATACTAAATGGTAAATATTATATCATTTTTATACCGGTCCATAAtaagacagtctttaatcggacgcacccaaatctctattcggacgcacccccccacattcagccacacctAAGGTACCTTAAGCCACATAGCCTCCGACTTCGCGGACTGAAGCAACCGACGTCGAaactgttcagtgttggttgtcattgtcgccattcttaaAACTAACCAATTAAGCATTATTGAGGTGATAGAAATTCCTCTTTGACTTCTAAACCACCGACTGTCAGTTGTCAGTGGGTAGCAAGCGTCCCAGTAGTTCTTACAGGACTGCGGTCTAGATGCTAGGActtcgagacatgcagaagtcCTAGATCttgaacagaagcgccaatctGCATATAGCCATAAAATCCTGTTAAGACAAATATGTTAATTCGCAGTGTattgaatacaatagctttaCAAGCCGTCGATAAGACTCTTCTaatgctggctatggcgcaCCCTCCAGGCTTCCCCGAACCGTCTGAAACGCTACCTGTCGACTCAGCAGATGAATCTATTAGTGACTCCGATGAATGTAACGAGATCGATGAATCTGAGGATTGGAATGGTGAACCATGGGAGGCGGTCTTTCCATCGGACTCTCCTCTTCTAACAACAACTTATGAGTCTCTTgagttgctcctcgacagcctaAAGGAGTTTTGTGTTCAGAATCGGATGGGCCTCATCACGATACGAAGTCAAAAGAATAAGGCGAAGACTAGAACAATAAaatgtgagcttgtctgtgataAGAGTCGGTATTATAAGCCCAGAGAGTCAATCGCCAAAATACGGAACACGAATACAAcgaagttggccgccaactGCCCGTTCAAAGTTATCGTTCAGtccctccatgccaacaactacgaaTGGTCCATGAGAGTTGTCAGCTCCCTTCATCGAGACCACGGGCCATCACAAGGCCTCACCGAGCACTACCAATGGAGAAAGTTAACAGACGAACAAATGAACCTCCTGAAagatctttgtcttgacaagacgatctCTTCTCGATCCGTTCATAAGCAActgtgccaaaagtggcCTCAGATTGCTATTCGCAGGACAGATATATataactggcgatggaaagtcaaccaagccaaacgtcAAGGCTACGGCCCCGCCAATGACTTTGTACGGACGCTCTCTGAGTCGAAGAGAGTCTGGATATGGGGCTTAGACTGGATTCATGATGAGTTCCGTTTTCGAAATGCCGCTTGGGCTTATCATAAAGGGGGAAAGATGTGGCAacaattctcgtcatgt
Above is a window of Pochonia chlamydosporia 170 chromosome Unknown PCv3seq00022, whole genome shotgun sequence DNA encoding:
- a CDS encoding transposase (similar to Metarhizium robertsii ARSEF 23 XP_007817087.2), whose amino-acid sequence is MAPTKANAAFVWRQFIDLGRSNPKKSKRYRCRHCQKDFAATSIGRPKEHLAACEKWQGKQQQERQAQDEAGHPPPYSEAIQKKITEVGVQHISQDESNSFAYDAAAAVIAGGRPFSLFESRRWHYFFTRIKPGWKPPSRAAITRILPDLYQELLDEVFQRITSSEWFNIIFDASDNVSGHRIVNISVQIPDGPAFYWKTFDTGDEQHTAENWVKLIWREMQKLCGGDLSRINSICTDTENTMRSVHDLLGRFPELSHVNFSLCDSHGLQLLIKDILLLPFFEDLFDNVTTLLTFFSRSKLQLQRLRTCQRTRWNGITRALIRSVITRWGSQYNSFFSLLRSRDPARDWSIRKDVRGELRSQGCPVLLPEAVRIIKDNSFWLKLETAIAVLKPVNDFQHASEADESGIAYVVNRWLQIKSKWAEMREADQFPDVPWDDIDAIFKARLDKQTYNIHWVADALRPDTTGPNSKLPPSVFARVQEYLRKHLKNNDEYHRALSEFTHFRMRTGGPDGLFNKHSAVYDDGFKPAMAWQCLLNQGSILARVAVKVMNTLANSVPSERSFSAISFIHTKARNRLTPVHADMQAFIFMNDRVLDRLKDEKYAHKKRWADLEEKDWLELEDSYLELFVNAQGKKVWMDGAMASTNEDFEWEGVLQSTGDILGVGTEVESENQLIEALMLWESIVNSPWLNNSAMILFFNKMDLFMEKLPLKPISKYGFTDHRGRHDDYKAVSKYFLDKFRVQSRYPEKEMYGHFLSATDTGLVKISMSFVQDTIIRRNVEQLKVML